Genomic window (Argopecten irradians isolate NY chromosome 13, Ai_NY, whole genome shotgun sequence):
tttttcctcagagctatggattactctctatcacataccatttttcctcagagctatggattactctctatcacataccatttttcctcagagctatggattactctctatcacataccatttttcctcAGAGCTATGGATATACTCtctctatcacataccatttttcctcagagctatggattactctctatcacataccatttttcctcagagctatggattactctctatcacataccatttttcctcagagctatggattactctctatcacataccatttatcctcagagctatggattactctctatcacataccatttttcctcagagctatggattactctctatcacataccatttttcctcagagctatggattactctctatcacataccatttttcctcagagctatggattactctctatcacataccatttttcctcagagctattgattactctctatcacataccatttttcctcagagctatggattactctctatcacataccatttttcctcagagctatggattactctctatcacataccatttttcctcagagctatggattactctctatcacataccatttttcctcagagctatggattactctctatcacataccatttttcctcagagctatggattactctctatcacataccatttttcctcagagctatggattactctctatcacataccatttttcctcagagctatggattactctctatcacataccatttttcctcagagctatggattactctctatcacataccatttttcctcagagctatggattactctctatcacataccatttttcctcagagctatggattactctctatcacataccatttttcctcagagctatggattactctctatcacataccatttttcctcagagctatggattactctctatcacataccatttttcctcagagctatggattactctctatcacataccatttttcctcagagctatggattactctctatcacataccatttttcctcagagctagattactctctatcacataccatttttcctcagagctatggattactctctatcacataattttcctcagagctatggattactctctatcacataccatttttcctcagagattactctctatcacataccatttttcctcagagctatgattactctctatcacataccatttttcctcagagctatggattactctctatcacataccatttttcctcagagctatggattactctctatcacatacATTCTCAGGCTATgattactctctatcacataccatttttcctcagagctatggattactctcatcacataccatttttcctcagagctatggattactctctatcacataccatttttcctcagagctatggattactctctatcacataccatttttcctcagagctatggattactctctatcacataccatttttcctcagagctatggattactctctatcacataccattttttctcagagctatggattactctctatcacataccatttttcctcagagctatggattactctctatcacataccatttttcctcagagctatggattactctctatcacataccatttttcctcagagctattgattactctctatcacataccatttttcctcagagctatggattactctctatcacataccatttttcctcagagctatggattactctctatcacataccatttttcctcagagctatggattactctctatcacataccatttttcctcagagctatggattactctctatcacatacccatttttcctcagagctatggattactctctatcacataccatttttcctcagagctatggattactccctatcacataccatttttcctcagagctatggattactctctgtcacataccatttttcctcAGAGCTATGGATTACTCTCTGTCACATACCTTTTTATCCTCAGAGCTATGgattactctctatcacataccattttccgGGTCTGGCCGTGTGTTCTGTCCGTGTTTTGTAATATTTGGTTGTTTGTTGTGTCCATCTAAAATgacataatgtttttttttttttttttttttttttttttttttttgtaaaatcacAAAGTATTATGATTGGACTTGTATATTTATCGCAAACGCCGTACTCTCATGAAAGAAAGGGAAACAAAATAGCACTTTTTGATATGTTTGCACCATTCGGATTtgatggtgatttttttttaatgtttttaatagaAACTTATGTTTTTAATAGAAACTTATAGTTATGATGTATTGATTGTTTTATACACGTACCAGCAAACTGCTTCTGATACATCAACCTTAGCATGTAAGTTTAATTATCGTAACGGTTTTCATGCGCAAAGACACATTTATGACTGCCTTTTACAAATGAGTTtccctttcgggtaggtattgatagcaAATACATGTGGTTTTTTATTTTACGAGTGTTAcgttgattttaatgaaatggtGCATTAACAACGTCACGATTGACACCCAcccaaaagggagataactatttAAGGGAAGACATAATTACCAGTCGTCTTATCACAAGTACACACAGGACAAAGTGTGTTAGGGTCGATAGATATACACGTCTGTTGACACTGTACCCAATTTGCCTTACAAATGACAGTTCCATTTGAATCTGTAAATACATTGATGTCATATTGTAAGGAAAGATATAGCTTGAATTACATTGTAGTAACTTTCCTGGAAGTTCCATATGACATCAGAACAAATTATTACGATGACCGAAATGTCTcattcattgaaaatgtatttacatattatcaaTAGCACTGCTCTTAAACttctaaattatatatttacgttGCCttgtatatttaaaacattagtTTTTTGTCCTTATAATCTAAACTGTCATTACCACACGTCAGAAGATGAAAACTTCCTAATGAACTTCATAATGAACGTtcctatatatttataatgcaaAACGTGTTTGATCAAACCTTTAGCTTTCGTTGCCTGTTCCACTGTACCTCCCGGGCCAAACTTTGGATGGTGGACAGAACCGGAAGTAAGCCCTGTCATGTACGAAGCCATGTTATTTCCACCGGTATTTTCCTCCCCCATTAGCATGCCTGTACCTATCCGAAATtggaatagaaaagataaggaTGACATTGAATATTCGGCAGGTAAGTTTGTATTCGAATAAGAAAAAGATATCCAAATATTCGAAAAGAATATAAAATCTTCAATTCATGTAATAACACCAAACCGTATGTAGCTATTAGAAAATATAAGAGCTTAATGGAATAATCACTTACAATTAAAAAACCTGtcgtatgtacatgtaacatgtaaaTGTCATGAGTTTGGCTTATTTTCTTTACATGATTTCGTTGTTAATGAAATCCCAACATAGCTGTACCCTGTGATAATCTAGAAATGGCGATACAATGTAGCAATGTTATTGCAGCATAAGCGTAAGAAGTCAAAGGTACCTCCTGTATTTAAAGGTTGGCCGTAGTTGTTCATTCCGGAGGCTATGATTCCGGAAACCATGTTTTGTTGTGTCTGGAAAAAGGGGTTCCGATCAACTTCTCCGTTTTGAGATGCAGACGACAGTATCGTTTGTCCATTGTTATAATTTGCATGTGCTGACATAGAACCATAATTTGGATCATTCTGGTGAGTTTTAATACTGTTTCCGATCCCCCCGTTTGTGGTTTCCGAAGTTCCGGTTCCGGCAAAACTGGCTACCATAAATGGACTGTTATTGTCTtgattagagttatctcccttctttTGGAGGTTACACATGAACGGTATACCGTAGCAATCCGACATCATTGTGTCAAAGAAAAGACCTGTATGATATGAGCATTAGATATTCGTCTCCATTTTCTGCTGattacatatactgtaaacatctctatatatgtttttacttactgatatatcaaagaaatacactttaacaaaggatgacaatttattgacttgtgccctatccgggcctcgaactcacgatatATACGACACCCAATCGCCAAgccaaacatacatgtacctgttcTAACATCGCGCCATATCATTATacttaaagatactccaccgctgacaaatggtattttttcactatcaaaaacaggggcaaacgatttagtattttcttcagttacaaaagttactaactttacgcgattaccaccattgaaaattttgagcttctatttttacatttaagttaaaaatatgaaaaataattaattgcatcccgaaaaaattctgtgtcactttatcctatatggaatgaaatactgattgcgtatgcaccacaggcaaaatgaattattttatgatacttttttgtgttaattagacataaataaacacgataaaacaccaattactgttcaaaagATGAATGCCATGTATAAAATGCTCTgtcggaggtggagcatctttaagcattattctcaatatattttggggttatgaagtcataaaCGAAAAACGGACGGACATTCTTTATCATAGACGCTTCGCATCTAACGTATGCagaatgtccttccgttttttgtctatgacttcataaccccaaaagatattgagaataatgcttatgaTTTAATTCAAATAACTCACTCAGGTACTAATTAGGTGTACGTTTCCGTGATTTTACTTACCTTTGCAATAAAACAGTTGTGGCGcagtgatatcttatccaataattcagtttggccaatgccgcttttaaaattccccgcAAAGCTGTTTTgtacacatgacgtcataatactacACGTGCAATTGAATTATTTCGGTCTATGgtaaaataacctcaaagatctaaccaatacaAATGAGTGTAACATTTGAAATTAGATTATTTACTAATAGACGCAGACGTTACAGTCTAATCATGTCCCTCCACaaaaagttacatgtatctgtctTCACGTCTCTAGATATTACATCAATTATTAtcattggaattaattttttaacGAAAGGCAAATCAAACAAagcattttttctttaaaatatgaaaCTGCACAATTTCTTTTTTGAGGTAAAAAGCTGTTTACCTTGTATAAAACATGGTAGAGTACATGTTATAAGGACACGTACAATATAAGCCATACTGCTGCCTTAGATCTAGGTAGAAAACAACGTCCGGACAATATCTCACAGCAAGGGGCATAACTCGGTTAAACCTCAACAGGTGGAAGTCTGGTTACTATTGATAACTGGACAGGGTTGATAAAATCCCCTTCCCTAGATAATGTGACTTACATGTAATTCTATGTCTATAAAGACTGCCGTCATTTTATCAcgaaataatgatgtcacagcgGTTAATTGATAAAACATGTGAAGTTACTCTAGCAACTTATTCGAAGAAACGACCCAGTTAATTATTTCCAATGAAGAATATGCatcttttaaacaaacacaaaaagataaatagatatatatttacatgtaccgagtatttttttctctgaaaccaTCATATACAAATGGTTAttaaatatatagatctatatagtGTAAGCCGATGACAATGTTATCATGAACGGAAAACTTAGATTAAGcttaaaactttttattttcttttgttttgttttgtttttatcttttgttgttgttgttgctgtattttttttttttttttttttatgccaCGGgatccacacggttggaattacttctttgtccaaTCTTTTGTGctataatatatacttataaatacTCTGTAACTAATGTTATCTataagtgatatatatattagagCGACCACCTGAGATGTATTTGGAATTGTTGTCCGTATTTTGTTCATAATTTGTATATTACTTTAGTTGTAACATGCATATTCTGGTTGATAAACACGTGGATTTGGTTACAAGATACCAGACGTCTTCTGTCATCTATCTCCCACACTGCCAAGCCTTTAATCATTACATCTATTTCTCTCACTGTCAAGCCTTTAATCATTACACTATAAGTTCAAAACAAAGACACATACATCTTTTGTGCTTGCATATGTGAACATGTACTATCTCTACCCATCTTATCGCCTTGCGTTATCACATGACGGTCATGTGACTAGCGTTAACTGATTATCACGTGAACAAGTGACAATACACTTGGTCACAACGTGGTTTATAATCAATCacatgcaaataaataaataaataatttattgcattgtGTATTAACCGTTTTGAATACAGATCGACCAACATGTCTGGTTTAAAGGTAAATCTTTTTAAAACACCGGTATGTTATCCTCTACaaattagatatatttatactgtgTTAGTATGTACATGTGCGTAATAGAACTGTTTTTATCCGGAAACGTTAACTGAATGTatctatgtgtttatattttcGGTATAGAAGAATCGCGTATATTCTTGAATATTTGAcctatttttaaataaattgtgGTTAAACAATAATTGCTTTCGGTGTAATTTAATACATCATACTTTAGTCCTTTATTTGAGTATGTCATTTGTCCTGTTTCATTACAGGTTTTAGTACTGCTGGTTTCCATGGCGATGACAATGTCTATGCCTACAGACCAGGAATCTGTGGAATGGGAGAAGTTTAAGGCATTGTATAAAAAGTCGTATCAGCCAGAGGAGGAATGGATTCGGTAAGGTGCAATGTACTGATTGGGGACATAGGATTTGGGAagtaattatattttcatttaatttatattgtgtCCACATATCACTAAAAATAGGACACTCTGATGAGTTTAAAAACTCGGATCCCTGTGAGACGGTTATGTTCTTTTATCTATgagaagggaagtaactcctacATTCTCTAACAACACTCTTTTCCAACACTTAAAAAATGTCTCCGTATTTAGACACATTAAGTGTTACGATATGTTACGGATCAGAATTTGCGTTTGAAGCGTATATTAAATTACGGTCAATCATTATTATGTTCCAGTTTAATTTTGGCATCCTTTTTTAACCTTGAATATAcaaattgcgctccattgtgctgaatagtttaatatttgtctactttgtcccgcattactgttcgtatcctattatgtaatcgtgttcgttttgtttgtcttgataaagaggcagatcgcctcgaaaatttgacaattttgttttgtccacacggttggaattacttccttgtcccataatATACACGTACACACATTAATTTCTTATCTATAAGATATAAggtttataaatatacacattcACTTATTGACTTCAGAGGTATGATCTGAAAAGTTAATATTTAATAGTATACAGATCACTCAGACATGCGCATTTATTATTTCCAGACGTTTGATATGGGAATGAAAATGTCGAGATATTGGCGTTATAATCTAACATTAAATATGAATATACAAATCACCTAGaaatgtacatttattattttcagaCGTTTAATCTGGGCTAAGAATGTGGAGAAAGTTCGGAAACATAACAAGGAAACAGATATGGGCCTCCATACATTTAGCCTGGGTATAAATGAGCACAGCGACACTGTCAGGGTAAGGTCACTAAACAACTCATTTATTGTTacgatttcatttcatttcgtCAATTCGTGTCCTTTGGGAATTGCGacttttatttataaatgtcttGAGAATATTTAATGATTAgtgatttaatttgtttatttagtaTTGATGTAAagaaattgttgatcaataaaaatgtatatgccATTATTTTTCTTCTATACAATTTTAGTTACTGATGGTTAGTGAATTCCACAAAGTCATTTTCAGGACATTCCAGATAAATACCGATATATAGCTTACACGAACATGTTATGTAGACATGTAGAATCATAACAAATCTActttaatgacaatgcttttttatgtgtgtgtgtgttttctGTAAAACCAAGTTGAGAATTTCTAAAACCATCTTAACTATTCATTTTTTAGTGTCATTTCTgatgagagaaaaatatttttaacacaaACGATTTATATAGGAAAGTTTATTTGTAATCTGATAATCTACTAAATACtggggttttttttggtttattttttttttttttttattttttttaataattacacATGGTTTAGCCTCGACATGGAATCAATACGGCTGTAAATGGGTTTGATGAGGCAGTGTATCGTAGCCCGAACTTTAACTATGAGATGAAGGCTGACGCTGAAGTGAATGATCTACCCAAGGAAGTAAACTGGAAAACAAAAGGATGGGTTACACCTGTTGGCAATCAGGTCTGTCACTTctatttttatcccccgcccaacgaacttggcgggggatatacaaatgggttccgtccgtccgtctgtccgtccatacgaatggtttccggagtataactctaaaaccagtagagatattttcacgaaacttcatacacacattggtcttatggtttagttgtgccttttgctatttttaggttttcattgttTTGCATCTTTTCCGTaaaatggaaacattgctgaaaatatcatatttttgtaccaggttcgtttccggagcataactctaataCCAGatgagatatttccacgaaacttcatagacacattggtcttattgtctagtagtgccttttgctattttaaggttttcactttttgtacttttttctgtaaccatggaaacattgctgaaaatggcagattctTGTGTGAGAATCGTTtctggagcacaactctaaaaccagcagagatatttccacgaaacttcatagacacattctttttatggtctagtagtaccttttgctattttaaggttttcagattttgcactttttccgttaccatggaaacattgctgaaaatatcatggtaaatggtaaatgttactttgcaaaactccacccatctttgtgtatatagtctaatataaatgtcaaggctgtatacctgattcaacaattgcagccccgctctacttgaattatactccatctttctttagctcgacttcctttttcctggtgtttttttccatacacataggtctccacaatcaaacttacttcagctttgatatctccattggcgggggatctgaatgactatgtccttgttaattTTTGAATGGGAAGAAAATATCATTCAAATAAACCAACACATATTAAACAAGTGATTTATTGACACTCATTTTTAATATAATGCTGAAACACAAGCATGTATTTgaataatttacattattttcacattttacacTTTACACATTTCAATATGACGTACATTGTAACATAGGTAATTTTCAGAATTCATGAATCAAAATTATCGAATCGTAAAACTATCTATTCCACAAAATGATCAGCTATACATTCATTCCATTGCGACGCGATTgagttttaaaaatgatttcatcTGATAAAGAAAACtgtaacaaaacaatgatttccttcaataaaatattcaacataACAATTTAAGTTAGCATTGAAATTTCATGTGAGATGTAATTTATTCCTTGCTTCACGAAAACCTTTTTTTTAACTAGAACATTTGCCTGTatgcaatattttttcataaatgatattttttcaaaaaatttagtgtaatttttttttattacataacaaaACTTTACACATATAAATCCAAATAGTAAAGACTATAAATAATTTCAGTTTCGTTGTTGTCTACAGTTTCAGTGTGGGTCCTGCTGGGCTTTCACCGCTAACAGCGCCGTGGAGGGTCAGCACTTCAATGTGACTGGTC
Coding sequences:
- the LOC138306030 gene encoding uncharacterized protein isoform X2, which encodes MMSDCYGIPFMCNLQKKGDNSNQDNNSPFMVASFAGTGTSETTNGGIGNSIKTHQNDPNYGSMSAHANYNNGQTILSSASQNGEVDRNPFFQTQQNMVSGIIASGMNNYGQPLNTGGTGMLMGEENTGGNNMASYMTGLTSGSVHHPKFGPGGTVEQATKAKDSNGTVICKANWVQCQQTCISIDPNTLCPVCTCDKTTDGHNKQPNITKHGQNTRPDPENDPAGCQPFPPNCPSHCVEFDDSGCTICTCENNELFWYEDIWN
- the LOC138306030 gene encoding uncharacterized protein isoform X1, which codes for MAYIVRVLITCTLPCFIQGLFFDTMMSDCYGIPFMCNLQKKGDNSNQDNNSPFMVASFAGTGTSETTNGGIGNSIKTHQNDPNYGSMSAHANYNNGQTILSSASQNGEVDRNPFFQTQQNMVSGIIASGMNNYGQPLNTGGTGMLMGEENTGGNNMASYMTGLTSGSVHHPKFGPGGTVEQATKAKDSNGTVICKANWVQCQQTCISIDPNTLCPVCTCDKTTDGHNKQPNITKHGQNTRPDPENDPAGCQPFPPNCPSHCVEFDDSGCTICTCENNELFWYEDIWN